The genomic stretch GCGTGAAGGCCTATGCCCAGATCGCCTCCAATCTCCCCGGCCTTCAATTCCATAGCGAGGCCATGGCTGTCCTCAAGACCGCCCTGGATGACGAGTCCCCTGTGGTGGCCATTGCAGCAGTGATGGCCCTCGGCCAGGTAGGGGTACAGGCCCTTCCGCTGTTGATCCAAGTCTGCCGGGGAAGCAACGAGGCTCAAGCTGTGGCAGCGGTGAATGCCCTCGCCAACATCGATCATCCCGATGTTTCGATCTGCCTGACCCAGTTGGCAGCCTGTGAGGGCACCGACGCGTATGTACGGGAGTCTGTGTCCTCCGCACTGGTAAGGGTTGAGGATCTGCGTGGGCGTCAGCCTTCCTTGCTGTCCTCTTGATGCTGCCTCAGTTGCTGAATAGAGAGGTTCAGGATGGGTTTCACTTCAGGGCTGGCTTCGCTGCCTGCAGCTGACTCCAGATCTGGTAGGGCGTCAATCGCCCCTAGTTTCATCAGAGAGAGGGCCGTGTTCTTGCGCACCTGAGCCGAGTTGTCACCGAGCAAGGGTTTCAGTAAAGGAGTTGCCCAGGTCGGCTCGTGGAGTTTCCCGAGCAGGATGACGGCTTCGGCTCGTACGAGTTCAGCGGAATCGCCAAGAGCCTCGATCACCAGCTCTCGGGCTTCCTGGTCATTGAGAGACTGAATTTGCTCACCAAGAGCAGCAATGGCTGCGATCCTCACCTCGGTGTGGGAGGACCGTGCGGCGCGTCGCAGGGCAGCGGGTGCCTGGGCGCCAACGAAGGCAAGCCCCCAACTGGCCAGGCCCAGATGCATGGAGCTACTCTCGCTGCTGGAGAGAACAGCAATGAGCGCATCCACGGCACACTCTCCGGTGGCGGCCATTGCGCCGACAGCCGATCCCTGCACCACTGGATCCCCATCGTTCAGCAGGGCATCAACCAGAACAGGCAGAGCTTCAGGATCAGCGATCAGAGTGAGGGTTTTCGCGGCTGCACGGCGAACCGTCACATTCTCATGGGTGCGCAGTGCGTGGCAGAGAGCCGGTACGGCTGCTGTGCCGATCGCACCAAGGCTTTCGGCGAACGTGAGACGCATCAGGCCACGTGGATCTCCCAGCCCTGCCACCATTTTTTCGATCAGAATCTCGTCGCCTTGGGGGCGTTCACCTGAACGAAGTTGCTTCTTGAGATCTGCGGCCAGCATGGAGGCCTCTGACTCGCTGAGGAAGACGGCTGGAGGTGTGGCTGGAACGCCGGTGGGCTCGCTGCTCAAGGCTTCTGGGAGGAGCATGGGTCATTGTCTCAGCATGGAAGCCATCGTGGTGACTGGTGACGTGGCAAGTAACATGCCAAGCTTCCAAGCACTCCCATGACCACATTTCTGCTGTCCCACAACCTGCAGGTTCAGAGTGGATCTGTGCCGCCATGGGATGCCAAACAACTGGCTGAGGGGCTGCCGCTTCACTGCGCCAGCATCACCAAGGCCGAGGCTCTGTCCCATCCTCACTGGTTGATCAGGATCGAGAGCCCAGCAGACTCGACGGCGCTGGCCAGGGAACTCTTGAAGGGCTGGGCCTTGCTGCGGCAGCACCACGGACACGATACGAACCATACGATTCTGGCTCTGGGCGGCCGCAAGGACATGCCAGCTGCACCCGGATCTCCACTGGAGCTGGGTGCCTGGGGGGTTGACATCGTGGAGACGGTGGATGCCGATGCTTTTCTTGCGTCCATCAACTGGCAAGCCCTGAAGGCGGGCCGACCTGCCGATGGTGTCTTCGAGCTGCTGCTTGATCCTGCAGAGGGCTTGTGAGTGGCCAGGGGCTCGCTTGAAGAGCCCCCCTCACCCCTTCTTGTTGCTGGCACGTTTACGTGATGGCCTGTCCTCCGGGGTGTTCTCTGCGGCTGTGGGAGCAGAGTCCGAATGTTCGGCGATGGATGCGCCCACATGGGTGACGACGGCACCTTGCTGGTGGAGGCCATTCATCATGCTGCTGAGGCTTTGCAGTGGAATCCTCAGAACTCTGGTGGAGAGGCGTTGGGCAGTCTGCGGATAGGCCACGGTGACGACGAGTGCGTCGGTGAGAGATGGTCCCATGGCATGTTGTGCGAGAGGATCGCATCATGCCGAAAAGTCTCGTTGGTTCCTCCTTTCGCAATGATCGTATACAACACGCTTCTTTAGGGGACAAACCGGGGAAAGGGAACGCGTAAATGGGACAATGGAGTATCGCTAGATCTGGGTGACAATGATGGGCGATTCCGGTCGCTTCAACAACCTCCATCCCGGCCTCAGTCACGATGAGGCATTGCGCATTCTTGCCTTGCCGGTGGAGCAGCTTGAGTCAGGCAGCGATCGCTACATGGCGGCAGCCCACATGATCAATTTTCCCGGTCAGCGTTCCGAGCAGGCATTGCTGAATCTACTTGATGACGACGACGACGACAGTCAACCCACTCGTTTGGCCAGGCGTAAGGCTGTGGAGGTGCTGGCGCGCCTTGGCTGTAAGGATGCCATTCCAAGCATCGGCAGTTGTCTCCTGAGTGAGGATCACTATCTGGTAGAAAATGCAGCGTGGGCCCTGCAACAACTGGGTTGCCGGGATCAACATATCCTGAACCAGATGATCATGTTGTTGTCAGATACCGGGCAGAACCGGCGCATACTGGCTCAGAGTCTGGCCGGCTTAGGGGTGATTGAGGCCCTTCCGGCGATCGAACTCCTTCAGGATGATGAAGTACCAGGAGTGCGTGGGGCTGCTCTGGCGGCCGTCGCCACCCTCTCGGGAAGCCATGAGAGAGTCAGTGAGCTGGCAGAGCACTTGTTTCTTGCCAACCAGATGGATCGACAGTCGGCGATCCAGGATGTGATCAATTCCAGGGCCGCAGAGCTGCTTCCCCAGGTTCTGCAGGCGCCGGTCTCCTCAGTCTTTCGGCTTCGAGCTCTGCGGCTGCTTTGGCCGGAAGCTGAGCCACTTCATCAGGGCCTGTCGCTTCTGGAAACGCTGGATAGGTTGCTCTTGGATCAGCCGGAAGATGTCCAGGTTGTTCATCGCTATGACGAAGTACCAGAGATTTCCTTTCTGATCAATGAGTTGTTTGGTACCGACTTCAGTCGTTGCTATCTTGCTCTTCAAGCCGTGAGCACTCATTCTGGGATGTCACTCTGGCATCTCCTAGAACAGCGTTGGCTGGAGGAAGCTCATAACGATTATGGAGCCCACTATTTCTTCCTGCGGCTGTTCGGGCGGATTGCAGGCTGGGGAGATGCGCAGGATAGAGTGGAGGACCTTTGTGAAAGCGCCATTCAAAATTATAGGCCACAATTTGTGAAGTCTCGTCCTGCCGCTATTCTCTCACTGTTGCGTTTAAATCCTGAACGTCTGTCATCACATCTACCAGATTTGTTGGATGCGCAGGAGGAATCCAGTTGGGAGTGTAGATATACTGCCTTGATGGCTATGCAGGAATTAGTCAAGCAGGGATCCGTCAATGGCGTTTCCGGCTTAGCGGAAATGATCCTGAGTCCTGATCCTGATCTCTACGTAGAAAGCAAAAGAAAGCAAGTCCGTGCGCTACTGGCTGATCTCTGAATAGCGGGTTCTGTTGCTTCCATGGTTTGCCCAGTAGCTGACAGTTTCATTGCACATAGGCCGTGGGACTCTCGCAACGGCTCTGAGGATTTTGAAGCTCCGGCGTGGGCCCATAGGCCATTGGCCAACATCCTTGACAGACAGGACCTGTCCACCAAGTGCTGTCAAGCACGATTCAAATCGATCAATCAAGCTCTGATCAACCGTTTCAAAAATGAAGTCTGTGCCATTGCAGATCAAGTGTTGGGAGCGAATCCAGGTTTGAAGTTGCTTTTCTGGGCTGTGCTTGCTCATGCCGTTTCGATTTGAGCAGCTTGATTGTCCCTCAGCCAGTCAGCGCCGAGATGATCAGCGTAACGTTCCAGCCGCTTGAAGCGGAGTGGGCCATGTTCGGAGCCCCAGCGATAGGTATGGGTGGCAGGGTCGAAGCCGCGATCTCTGCTGATCCAATGGTAATCATCAAACTCAACTTCACTCACAAGATAGGTCATTTGACCTCCTCGCGGAATAAGACATTGGCAGCCCGGCTCGACTTCACCGCAGTAACGATCGTTAGTCGTGGCACGGAATTCCATCGCGCAGCCGGGTCGAGGCAGCAGATCCTCCCGTTCTAACCCATTCAAGAGATCGGGTTTTGAACCACCGCCAGCACAACGTAAGCCGTTGCGGAGCCCAAAATTGAGCATGAGAATATGATCGGCGGATACCACCATGTGATGAATCCCTTGTCGGTATGGCCTCCAAGGATCGTAATCGTAACTTTGCTCGGAGTAAAACCAAGGGCCCTGAAAAAGATTCCAAGCAAGGGGCCTAAAAAAAATATTGATGTGGGAAAACTTTGTAGGCTCTGCTTGGGCCTGTTCATGATTGCTAAATCGGCCTGAGAGAGTCTTTACGAAGTGGACAGCTTGTGTGGCATCTATCATTCTGTTGCTATCCGCCTTACCTCAGAAGCAAAGGATGTTTGCAGCACTCCAGACCCGGCTGATGTACGCAGAACAGAGGAGCGACAGCGGACGTGTTCGGATATAAACCAGATTCGTTCTTCGGCAATGGATTGGCCATAAGCAGTGTGGAGGACGAAGGTATCGTCGTCAAGAAAGTGATAGGTTGAAGCCGCGCTCTCTGTTTCAGCATAGCCAACGCTACGGATCAGCTTTCCAGCCCGATCATTTTCAGGGATGGGAATCAGAATACAGGATCCCTTGGATGTAGCGGAAGGGTCGTCTGGTTCCCAGTCCGATTCTGCCTCCCATGACATCTGGAATGGAGAGAAGATAGTGGCGGGGTCTATGGATTCTCGGATTAGGATGTCGCTTACATCTGGATGGTCTGCCGATAACAGTACAATATCGATATGACTGAGCACATCTTCAAACTGTCGAAAGGCAAGCGAATGGGCTGAACGCATCGACCGCCACTGGCCTTGCGATCGAGTTAAAAAACGCTCAATGGTCATGAACAAGGAGACCCGATCCGTGACTTGCGGAAGGTTTTGGTCTGCCTGCCTGGACCATGCTCACCAGGCTATGAATCATCATGTCAATGGAAGAACCTTGGTGAGAGGGTTGTCGCTCTACAGGGGCTGACTGGCGATTCAACTGCTGTTCCATGCGAGAAGGTTGAGCGCACGAATGGGGGGGAAGGTGGCGTGATTCGGAGCTGCATGCTCACATGGCACTTGGGCACAGAGCCGCCGCCACCATCTATTCTAGCCAGAGGCGGGGGTTGTCATTTAATCATTTGTAACAGATACAATGGAACCTCCACGTCGCTGCAGGCTTTGCAGCGTTGAAGTGAGACTGCTAAACGGAACAATGGAGACCTGCACAGCCCTGCGGTTGAGTCCGCTAGGCGAGGCGGTAGTCCAGTTGATCCGAAAGCGTCTGTCATTCCGGTTCGTGCTGCCGCCTCTGCCGCCGCGAACGGCAACGGAAGGGGCGTCACCTGTGGCAAGACTGACCTGAAGCTTGGAAGAGGAGCTACCGTCAAAGGAAGCTTCTCCCCCCTTGAGTTTTAATGAACGCGTATAGGTGAGGTTGCTTTCCCCGGTTTGGGTATGAGTTGTGCGCCAGTAAGGCACCGTGTCGAAGCCGAAGGCTCCTATGTATTCCGGGGAGTAAACATAGCTGGCTATCTCGGCTTCATAGCCCTCGTTGGCTAAGCGTTGAACATGTTCGCTCACTTCGGCCTGATCGCGGGGAGCCCTTCCCAGCAGATGCTTGAAATTGAGCTCCACAAAGCGGTAGGGCCCATTCTTGTCGAGGAAGAGCCGGCGGTAGGTGTCTGAGCAGGCCAAGGCTGCAACCAGTCCCTGGACTGCGAGGTCCCCTTGGAGGAAGAGACTTTCAGCAGTTGATACCAGCTCCTCATCCATCAGATGGGCATTGCCGAAGACCTGGCGGTAGGCGGAGCGCAGCACCATCTGTGCATGGGCATAATCTTGCACTGAAGTTGTTGCTTGTCTGGTGATCACTGGCATGGCAAAGAGAAAACAGTTGAAGTCAGGGGAGAGAAAGGAATGGACAGGTTGCTCAGCGAGCCAGCCGGGCAGACGGCCCCTGCTTGGATCAGGCCACTTCCGTGATTGAGACAATTCGGCCTCCACGGCGATGGATATAACCCAGCTGGGTCGTCATGTCCTTGCCGGATACCAAATAGCTGGCATTCGGGGTGCGCTGGCGCCCTCCAGCTGGTTGCGCTTGTACAACGATCCGATACCTTTTTGTGGTGGGATCGACAGAGCCGCTGAAGACACTCGAGCGATTGATCCGCACGGTTGTGTTGCTCCATCCGGCAGGGAGCGCTTTGGCCGCCAGTGAATTCACCAGACTTGAGGAATTCTGAATGGTGTCACTGCTTGAATATCCCGCCACCAGAGACAGTTGGCGATTGAATCCGATCTGCTCGCGGCCATTCTCCGTCTGGATACGGGGGAAGGGAACTGTATCTTCACCGAAGTACGTCTGATATTCGGTGCTATCGAGGTAGCTGCTGATGTCTGCCTCATAGCCTTTTTCAGCCAGCAGACGGATGTGTTCACTCACTTCCGCCTGGGAGTTTGGTGCGCGGCCGAGCAGGTGCTTGAAGTTGAGCTCTACGAAACGATAGGGAGCGTTGGATTCAAAAAAGCGGCGACGGTATTCCTGGGAGCAGGCAATGGAACGCACGAACTCACGGGTGCTCAGATAACCCTCGATGAACTTGCTTTCTGAGGTGAGCACGCGCTCGCTTTCCATCAGGTGAGGGTTACCCATCACCTGCCGGTAGGTGGCACGGATCAGTGCCTGGATCTGGTCGGCAGTGTCTCCCTGGCAACGCTGGAAGACCTCCTGACTGCGCTGGCCAAGACCGAAGCCCACATACAGATCACCTCTCAGGCTTGTGCTATCACCGCCATCGCTGCTGTTGCGGCGCACAGGAGCGAAGGCTCCTCTACTGCTCATACCCGAGCCAGAAAGGCTTCTTCCGGACTGGGTAAGGTAAGCATGTGCCGGCAGACGAATGGTGATTGGCTGTCCCATTGCGAGGCTGGTCAGCAACTGGCTACGTGACCCCATTGCGTTATCGCTGCCAGCGAAGTTCTGCTCCAGCGAGGC from Synechococcus sp. CBW1107 encodes the following:
- a CDS encoding HEAT repeat domain-containing protein; protein product: MMGDSGRFNNLHPGLSHDEALRILALPVEQLESGSDRYMAAAHMINFPGQRSEQALLNLLDDDDDDSQPTRLARRKAVEVLARLGCKDAIPSIGSCLLSEDHYLVENAAWALQQLGCRDQHILNQMIMLLSDTGQNRRILAQSLAGLGVIEALPAIELLQDDEVPGVRGAALAAVATLSGSHERVSELAEHLFLANQMDRQSAIQDVINSRAAELLPQVLQAPVSSVFRLRALRLLWPEAEPLHQGLSLLETLDRLLLDQPEDVQVVHRYDEVPEISFLINELFGTDFSRCYLALQAVSTHSGMSLWHLLEQRWLEEAHNDYGAHYFFLRLFGRIAGWGDAQDRVEDLCESAIQNYRPQFVKSRPAAILSLLRLNPERLSSHLPDLLDAQEESSWECRYTALMAMQELVKQGSVNGVSGLAEMILSPDPDLYVESKRKQVRALLADL
- a CDS encoding phycobilisome rod-core linker polypeptide, which gives rise to MSSQSVALSFGATTLLDAPASYKPGADETSLNLVISASYRHVFGNTMPMESERLDAAESQLRNGTISVRDFVRCLAKSPFYRARFYEAVTPHRSVELAIKHLLGRPPIDEAEVGTHVAIVAKEGFEADVDALIDSDEYASAFGEHTAPHIRSWNSPEGAAQSSFNRIASLEQNFAGSDNAMGSRSQLLTSLAMGQPITIRLPAHAYLTQSGRSLSGSGMSSRGAFAPVRRNSSDGGDSTSLRGDLYVGFGLGQRSQEVFQRCQGDTADQIQALIRATYRQVMGNPHLMESERVLTSESKFIEGYLSTREFVRSIACSQEYRRRFFESNAPYRFVELNFKHLLGRAPNSQAEVSEHIRLLAEKGYEADISSYLDSTEYQTYFGEDTVPFPRIQTENGREQIGFNRQLSLVAGYSSSDTIQNSSSLVNSLAAKALPAGWSNTTVRINRSSVFSGSVDPTTKRYRIVVQAQPAGGRQRTPNASYLVSGKDMTTQLGYIHRRGGRIVSITEVA
- a CDS encoding chromophore lyase CpcT/CpeT translates to MIDATQAVHFVKTLSGRFSNHEQAQAEPTKFSHINIFFRPLAWNLFQGPWFYSEQSYDYDPWRPYRQGIHHMVVSADHILMLNFGLRNGLRCAGGGSKPDLLNGLEREDLLPRPGCAMEFRATTNDRYCGEVEPGCQCLIPRGGQMTYLVSEVEFDDYHWISRDRGFDPATHTYRWGSEHGPLRFKRLERYADHLGADWLRDNQAAQIETA
- a CDS encoding DUF2656 family protein encodes the protein MTTFLLSHNLQVQSGSVPPWDAKQLAEGLPLHCASITKAEALSHPHWLIRIESPADSTALARELLKGWALLRQHHGHDTNHTILALGGRKDMPAAPGSPLELGAWGVDIVETVDADAFLASINWQALKAGRPADGVFELLLDPAEGL
- a CDS encoding HEAT repeat domain-containing protein, coding for MAPATSATALDQLFVDLAHPNPYVQTEAFLAMVRHHSEASLPRLILLLDHEDVVRRRAAVRALGAFGEKAMLPLAQKYQTSCDGTVRASCVKAYAQIASNLPGLQFHSEAMAVLKTALDDESPVVAIAAVMALGQVGVQALPLLIQVCRGSNEAQAVAAVNALANIDHPDVSICLTQLAACEGTDAYVRESVSSALVRVEDLRGRQPSLLSS
- a CDS encoding HEAT repeat domain-containing protein encodes the protein MLLPEALSSEPTGVPATPPAVFLSESEASMLAADLKKQLRSGERPQGDEILIEKMVAGLGDPRGLMRLTFAESLGAIGTAAVPALCHALRTHENVTVRRAAAKTLTLIADPEALPVLVDALLNDGDPVVQGSAVGAMAATGECAVDALIAVLSSSESSSMHLGLASWGLAFVGAQAPAALRRAARSSHTEVRIAAIAALGEQIQSLNDQEARELVIEALGDSAELVRAEAVILLGKLHEPTWATPLLKPLLGDNSAQVRKNTALSLMKLGAIDALPDLESAAGSEASPEVKPILNLSIQQLRQHQEDSKEG
- a CDS encoding CpeR family transcriptional regulator; protein product: MSKHSPEKQLQTWIRSQHLICNGTDFIFETVDQSLIDRFESCLTALGGQVLSVKDVGQWPMGPRRSFKILRAVARVPRPMCNETVSYWANHGSNRTRYSEISQ
- a CDS encoding phycobiliprotein lyase — its product is MTIERFLTRSQGQWRSMRSAHSLAFRQFEDVLSHIDIVLLSADHPDVSDILIRESIDPATIFSPFQMSWEAESDWEPDDPSATSKGSCILIPIPENDRAGKLIRSVGYAETESAASTYHFLDDDTFVLHTAYGQSIAEERIWFISEHVRCRSSVLRTSAGSGVLQTSFASEVRRIATE
- a CDS encoding phycobilisome rod-core linker polypeptide → MEAELSQSRKWPDPSRGRLPGWLAEQPVHSFLSPDFNCFLFAMPVITRQATTSVQDYAHAQMVLRSAYRQVFGNAHLMDEELVSTAESLFLQGDLAVQGLVAALACSDTYRRLFLDKNGPYRFVELNFKHLLGRAPRDQAEVSEHVQRLANEGYEAEIASYVYSPEYIGAFGFDTVPYWRTTHTQTGESNLTYTRSLKLKGGEASFDGSSSSKLQVSLATGDAPSVAVRGGRGGSTNRNDRRFRINWTTASPSGLNRRAVQVSIVPFSSLTSTLQSLQRRGGSIVSVTND